The Oryza brachyantha chromosome 7, ObraRS2, whole genome shotgun sequence genomic interval CCGGCgacaatggcgtggcaagcctGCCATGCTAAATTCTCTGCGTGGCAGTAttatcttgccacgccaccaacactgacgtggccaaaagatttatacggtgaaaatatttttttccgagttttagtgataaaattgtttatgaaaattgtttaaaaaataaaaaattcctatactactactactacttatgATGTTATCAACACGATAAGACCGAAAATTAACCGAATAAAAACGAGAAATAAACAGAATCCCACCACAACACGAGCACCACTGCTTTGGTCGATCGTCTTCCTCCCTCGTTTTTCCCCCAACCACGCACCTCCGAATCCGCAGCGCGAATTTCAAAGCTAccaccccctcccccaccccccGCGGACTCCGATCTCCCGCTCTCCTCTGCCCCTTCTTCGGTTAGGGTTTCGAGCCTTCCGCGCCCAGCCCGGCATGAGGGTGCACCCGGCGCCGCGGAAGCGCACCATCGCGGTGCAGCGCTgcggggcagcggcggcggccgccgggggGAAGAAGCTGCGGCGGCTCCCGCACATCTTCGCCAAGGTGTTGGAGCTCCCCTTcgcggccgacgccgacgtggCCGTGGAGGAGGACGCCGCGGCGCTCCGCTTCGTGGCCGCCGCGGACGGGTTCACCCCCTCGGGGGCCACCGCCCACGCCGTCGAGATCCACCCGGGGGTCACCAAGGTCGTCGTGCGGGACCTCTCCGCtgggctcggcggcgccggagacgacgactGCGCCGCCGCGTTCGAGCTCGACCGGTGGCGCTTCCGCCTCCCTCCCTGCACGCTCCCCGCCATGGCCACCGCCACctacgccgacggcgagctcgtcgtcaccgtccccaagggcgccgcctcccctgacgacgccggccgcggcgacggaGCCGCCTCCGTGCTTggaggcgccggcgtcgggAGCGTCCTGCTGCTTGTATAGTATACTGAAGCATCCGTCAGTAACTCCACTATTTTGCTCACCTCGCCTCTTTTTAATGTTGCTATGGTAATAACTTGGCAGTAAGAGTAACAATAATGTATATGAATCACTATTTGCTCTGAATTCTCTCTAGCTGCATGCCCACATCTGATCAAATCACGCCATTCATCTTGCTAATCTTGTCTGAGTTGGAGTCAACGGCgaaaacaaaaattagatCCAGTATGATGCTATGTATGTAGTAATAGTTGGGATGGTTAGTTCGTAGATTAAGCATGAAGTAGAATACCAGCATCTATTGTAGTTCAGCCAGCTGGGTTAAATGTGAGTGGTTATATCTGATTATGTTGATGTTGTCTGATCGAAAATCAGCGATCTTCTAGCTCAAAGGTCTGATGAGAGATGACAGGTCAATGGTTGTGGATACTGGAAGTTGGAAGTGAGCATGTTCTCGATCTCATGTTGTTTGAGATGTATCGATGCTTTCAGTGTCTTAACTGTAGCTGCCTGCCATGTTCAGTTAGTGTGTCCATCTATTGTGTTAAATCAATTAAAATTGCGTTGCATTTGGCAGTTAAGAGGTCATGGTTTGATTCAATCAACCTTTTTCGTTTTCGTCATTTGTCTATATCTTAGGCCAGTCACAATCTTGTTTTGGAtgtattgtttattttggatTGTTGATACCTATCAATCAATCTCTTCAAAGTTCACATCCGGTTTAATCTAAATATATCACAGCAGGAACATGCTTgtgtttcataaaaaagcACAATAATTGCATCCTCTAGACTAATAGAGTTTACCCTATCACTTGCTGGGTATATATAATCCTAGATTTTGTTGTCCAACTTTATTTTAGGTTTGTTCCGATATATTCAGACCCTTTTCATCTTATCTTTTGCTTTCACAAGATGCTCTATTTGCTTGTCAAAGTAGCTAACTTCTAGTGGGGTGTTACCTGAAAGACTATGGGCAGAATGTGATACTTTGATTCTTTCCCTCTAAAATTTGAGGTTGGATGGGTGCCAACTTGCAAGCTTAATATTGCTGTCGGATGAGTCATGTTTTTCACCTTTTCTCCATATTACCATGACAACTGCAAGTTAAGCAATTTCAAGTATTATGTTGGTGACTCAGTGGGTTACTATGCAAATGTTGATGCTGAAGTGCTAGGTTCCTTGAACGATCATTTTcttgaattttaatttgtacGGGGAGTATGAATAGTCTGCATCTGTTGTGTACCATTCTTTGAAGTTTTAACTAGGATGGCAGTGGCAGCTAAAGCCAGTTGGCTCAGAACTATTCTTCCATTTCATGATCTCTCTTTTGTCCATGAACTGTCGGCCCTGTAAATGGGTTGCAacagattttcttttcttcatctTTACTTCTTCATTCCTGTCCATTCTTTTGCGCAACtgcagaaatatttataaagatgGTGAGATTGTGACATTTTCAACTTTTCTGAACAGATATGAAGGTCTAGGATCtctccccttttccttttccccttGACACTTTCTCTACGAAGCGAAAGCGAGACAATGTCTGGTTATCTTTACTTCCTTTTCCCTATGGCCCTAAACAATATTGATATTTCTCTCATTTGTATTATAAACTAGAGACTCCGTAAGTGTAAATATGTCCTCTTCTGAGAAGAAAGTGATGGGTTCTATTTTCTTAGTCACTGCAGATGCTGAGAGAATCTTAGTTTACCCTTGGCTAACTTCTCAGTAGTAAAGATATTTGTGGTCTTTCGTATTCTGGACGTGATGTGAACAGGCACAAATGGACAGAAGACTTGACATTGCGCCAtaatccacacacacacaaaagccCGATTCTCCAGGGAAAATAATAACATTTTGTTCTATATGCTCATGAACTGTAAGGTATGAAAACCTACAGGAAAATTGCGCTGATGCAACTTATCAAGAAATAATAAGCAATTTAGACTCGCTGTATTATAAGAAATATATTCACTAAAAACATGCTGTTATTATGCTCATCAACAAGAAGTccgaaaaacaataaaaactgTAAACCGGTGCGACCCATCAAGACTGAACTACTACTTGAAAAAACTCACTCTAGTACAACTTCGTCAAGCCACACTGACGATGCTTTACTCAAAACTGTTAACAAAAGCATATTTCACTAGCAAAAACGGTGATCAAAACGAAGTACAGTAGCTTTTAACAACACATGGCTAGCAAAAACGGTGAACAAAAACAAAGTACAAGAGCTATTTATCAACACATGGCTTGCATCAAACCCAGGTGAGCACACGCACGCATGTCTCCGGACACGAGCCATGTGACCATATACCCCACACCATTATGGATGAGCATGAGGTAGCAtgatcactcactaaccttgGGTGCCCCTACCAAACCAGCTCCAGCTGCACTACAGCTAAGTAACAGAAACCTTAAATGTGTGCACCAAACACCATCAATCTCAAGTACAAAATGCACTAAAAGATCACAAATCAACACAACACGGTATAGCTAAACTGAGAATTGTCTTTTGATTAAGTGGTCCATCAAGTGCTGGCGAAttacatgatttatttttttttgggggcggggggggggggggtggggggcgaTTTTTCATTGTTTCTGAACAGAATTACATAATGCAGTAGTACAGTCTGAATGATAGCATACATAATTTACATCCAGGTTCCTTAGTAGTACAAAGTAGTGATTCTAGGCATGAGATAACCTAACACAATGCAGAGTGCATCTAGTAGTAGTGGTAACTTAGTAAGTGCAGATAAGATGAAATACCCAACCTACCGTTTGTAGTCAGTCACTACAAAATAGAGCCATTGTGCGGATTGAGTTGTCGTCGAATCATCAGTTATTGTCATGTCATTCATCAGCGACTTTCCTGACTGATCCTACCGGTAGTAAGCCTGGTGGAAGGCAGGTGCCATTCCATTGTTGTAAGCTCCCATTCCATTGCTGTATCCACCGTAGGCGTGGGGATAGCTCATGGGAGGGGAAGAGTATGGCAGACCTGGGGCAAAATTGGTTACCTCCTTGGCTGGGTAGACGTATGGCTCCCTGATCATTGGTGGGCTTTGGTTATAGTAGAGGCCATGACCAACTGGCCTATCATAAGGATTTGGGGAGGCTGTGGCGTATGATGTGTGAGAGGGGGAGCGGACAAAGGTGGTGGCAGCTGGGGTAGAAGACACACAAGCATTGTTAGTGAGATGACCTGCCCTCGCAGGAGGCATCGGGCCTCCATTGCTTGCCCTGATGCGCTTGGTGGCAGGGCCACTGCTACCGCCACTGGACGCACTTGAAGTTGCTTTTTTCTTAGTCTTGGCCTTCTCCAATTCTTCAAGCTGCCTCTGAAGATCCTCCAGTGGATACTCAGTTTCCAGTTTGCGGTCCTCAATGCACTTTATAACAGCCCTCAGCGCAGATTGCTCTTTCTTGTTTGCATTGCTCTGCCAAGGTAATTAACATCAGATTATATCCATCGAACCAAATGAACAGTGTATTACATAGGAAATATGAGATATGATTGCAATTGTTAGGTTCAAAAAGAAAGTGTACGATTGATAATGGACGTACCCCAGATTGGCCACTGCTAGTGCTTGAATTATCTGAAACAGTGTATGATGTCTTCTTTGCATCCTCCAGGTAGGACTTCAAGAGAGGAACTGGGGGGAACTTCTCCTGAAGACCAGCCTCATATGCAAAATTCACAGCATCAAGCTGCTGTCCCTTAGCAATTAGTTCCCCAACAATatctgggaaaaaaaatgtaatcaCTCATCTAGTCAAGTCTGAACTTGATCATGATTTATTACTCATCATCAAGAAATACTCCAGCATTTGACCAACGAAATGGAAAACAGTACATACTACATACAGAAGCATTAGGTATGTATGTTAAAAGCTATCCACAAGGCCACAAGGACAAAAATGCCCAAAACTAAGGACACCGTGAATTTGGgagcaatgataaaaataacacagaACTAATTAGATACGGGTAAGCAGATATTCTGAACATCATTGTTTTTTGTAGcatggaaaataaatacaatgtgATAGGCATTGAAATAAGAAAAGGCTGTTAAGCATTTCCTGGCGCTGCAGGAAGATGTGTGGCTGGAAAAGTCCAGCAGCGTGATGTTAAAGATACTGCAGAACAGAATTTGCCTTTCACTCCAAGGAAACAGGACTGTAGACACAAGAACCTGACGACATCTAAAGTTTTAAAGCAATAGCTAATAGACAAGCTCCACTAAGAATGATG includes:
- the LOC102700357 gene encoding uncharacterized protein LOC102700357; the protein is MRVHPAPRKRTIAVQRCGAAAAAAGGKKLRRLPHIFAKVLELPFAADADVAVEEDAAALRFVAAADGFTPSGATAHAVEIHPGVTKVVVRDLSAGLGGAGDDDCAAAFELDRWRFRLPPCTLPAMATATYADGELVVTVPKGAASPDDAGRGDGAASVLGGAGVGSVLLLV